The nucleotide sequence ATACTTCATTTCGTGTTCAAAACCCACTTCTAGTGATTTATCAAATTCATCTAAAATTAAAGTATGAATATTATTTCTTAAAAAACGATTATTATCAAAGTGATCAGCAATTCTTCCAGGAGTACCTATTAAAATTGCTGGTAAATGTTTCAACTCTATTTTATCTTTTGAAATTGATCTACCTCCGTAAACGGCATTTACTTTATAACCGGACCCCATAGAGCGAATGACTTGTTCGATTTGAATTGCAAGCTCTCTAGATGGGACTAATATTAATACTTGAATATCTGCACATTCTATATCTAATTTGTCAAGCAATGGCAACGAAAAAGCTAATGTTTTTCCTGTTCCAGTTGGGGACAATAAAATTGTATTCGCATTTTTACTAATGCTAGAATGTGCTTCTTTTTGCATAGCATTTAATTCAGAAATATTTAATTTATTTAATATCTCTTCTTGCCTTTTTATTTGATTGGTCATTTATTTAAATTATAAATGTAATTTAGTTAACCAAGCAAAGATAGTTACTGTTAAAATTAGATAGCTATAAATAACAATCATAATTTGTGATTACCTTCCTGTTTATTAGGAAAATAATTTATTTTTTTTGCAAAAAATAAAACCTGATTAGCGTAAAAATCATTATAAGTGTAACATTTTAATTAATATTTAATCTGTATGATATTAAACTAAAAATATTAATATGCAACTTATAAAATCAATAAGCTCTTTACTACTACTATTATTATCTTACAGCAACAAAGCACAAAATTTACAAACTCATAATATTATTTACAGTAATCCTATTGACACTACTATAAAAATAGATGGTAATATCAATGATTGGCCATCTAATTTAAATCATTATCCAATTGAAAAACCTTTGCAAAGAATTAATAATAAAAATGAAGGGAATTTTTCTGCTTATTTTATGACTGGATATAATTTAAACCAAAACGCATTGTATCTAGCTATAGTGGTGGAAGACGATATGTATTTTTCAGATAAAGATAACCCAAGTATAAGAAATCAAGATTCGTATTCACTATATCTTAATGAGAAATATTCACGAGTTGGATCAGGTGTTGGTTATTATGCCATTACTGAAAATTATAAAGAGCTTATGAATGCTTCAAATAATTGGGATCCAAAATTAAAAGAACTCCTTGATTGGAAAAAAGTTGATTATAAAATAAGTACAAAAGATAAACAAAGGATTTATGAATTAAAAATTACATTACAAAAACCAATATATGATGGTAGGGTTATTGGATTAGATCATATAATAAATGATGTAGACAAGGACTCACAAACTAGATATGGGTGGGTTAATAGCAGTAATAAAGATGCTACTTCTCAGCCTGGAAAAATAGGTGCTCTAGTATTTCATGAAAACCCTAGAAAGTTAGGAACAATTACTGGTAAGGTTAGCTGGAGGGATAGTGCAATAACTACCAAACCAGAAGGAGTAATTTTAACTTCTAAAAAAAACAATAGGTTTTGGATATATCTTCCAGTTGATAATGATGGAAGATTTTCTACACTTTTACCTAAAGGAGAATATGTTTTGACACCAGGAAAACTTGCTTTTTTTAGCGGCTATACCTTTTATAAAGCAAATAGTTCTATAACTAAAACCATTAAAGTCAAAGAAGGTATTTTAAATGATGAAGTAAATTATTATTTACAACCAGAAAAGACACCCTATTTTGAAGAAGAAGGAAACTTTTTATATGATATAAGTGAAAATGGAAAGCAAAAAATCGACGAAACTATTAAAGCACATATGCAGTTTTACGGTATTGAAGGTGTTGCATTTGCAGCATTAAAAAATGGAAAAATAACTTATCACAATACTTATGGAGTAAAAAACAATTATACTAAGGAGAAAGTTACAGAAGAAACACTTTTTGAAGTGGCATCCATTACAAAACCAGTATTCGCATATGCTGTCTTACGATTATATGAAAAGGGATTAATCGATCTAGATAAACCTTTATATGAATACCTTCCTTTTGATATAATTTCTGATGATGAGTATTCAAAATTGATAACTGCACGAATTGTATTATCTCACCAAACAGGATTACCAAATTGGAGGCGAAATGGAGTTTTAAAATTTAAATTTAAACCTGGGACAACTTTTGGTTATTCTGGCGAAGGTTATGAGTACTTAAAACGAGTTATAGAAAAAATAACTAATAAAGAAATTAATGAAGTTTTAAATGAAGAAGTAGTTACCCCACTTGAATTAGAGCATATGTATTTTAAAAAAAATGAATATGCTGCTAAATACAAATCAAGTGGACATTATAATTCTTATCCTGGGAAAATTGATTTACCTGAAAATCCATGGGTAGCTGGTTGCTTAATTACTAATGCTAAATCTTTTGCAAAATTTATAATTGCTTTGCAAAATCGTAAAGGATTAAAACCAGAAACTTTTGAAATGATGCTATCTTATCATACTAATGTACCTCAGGATTTTAGAGAAAATATTTGGGGATTTGATGAATATATGGGTTTAGGTCTTTTTGTTGAAAAAACACCTTTTGGTAATGTGTTAAGGCATAGTGGCGATAATGGTGATTTTCAAGCTGTTTTTAAACTATATGATGATTTAGATATGGCATACATTATTATGTTAAATAGCAATAGTGGACATTTTCTTCTTGATAATATTGAAAAAATCTTAATAGATGTAGATGAATTAAGTAAAATTAAACAGTGAGTAAATAGAAGTATACCTTTATGACAGTCTTTTTTTGAAAAATACTTTAAGAAACAGCTAGTGGTATTATTGTAATAAATTTGAATAGGTATATTTACAAATGGATTACGAAAAAGAATTGTCTTTTGTTAATGAGATTGATTGTTATTGGGAATCAACTGAAACTGGTAATTACCCTACTCTACCTGAGCCATATATAAATTTATTTTTCCCTATTAAATTACCTCTAGAAGCAAAAATTAAAGGAATTACTTCTAATTATGATTATTTAAAAATAGAATCCAAATTATTTGGAGTTAGACTTTATCTTAGAGGGTTTTATTATCTTAAGTTAACCCAATGCTTTGAAATTTCGGATAAAATCGTTGATTTAAAACAAATTGGTACAGGTGCAGAACTTTTATTATCAAAACAGATATCAAATGCTAAAACGTTTGAAGAAAGGGTAGTTATTTTTAAAACATATTATAATAAGAAAAGAAAAAAGTTTCTTACTAAAAAAGAATTGAATATATCTATAGCTTTACAATATTTAAGAGAATCTTATAAAGATGAAAATATAATTAAAAATTATGCTAGAATAGTAGCTTTATCTCCAAGAACAATTAATCGATGGTTTGTAAAAGATATAGGAATTAATCCAAAAAAAATATCTAGAATTGTTAGATTCCATAATGCTTTATCCTGCTTACATTCATATAATACCAAGGGATTTTATTTTGATTTTGGCTATTACGACCAAGCACATTTTATTAAAGAATTCAAAGAATTTACTGGAAAATCTCCAGAAAGTTATTTAAAGAGAGTGTCCGATTTATACAAGACTTAATAATTTATAATAAATATTTTTGATGTATAAATTTTAAAACATGATACTAAAAAGGATTTATGCATATTTAATTGACTATCTAATTATTCTAATTTATGCCGGATTACTATTTTTATTAACTCTTTTGATTTATAAAC is from Flavobacteriaceae bacterium and encodes:
- a CDS encoding AraC family transcriptional regulator, with the protein product MDYEKELSFVNEIDCYWESTETGNYPTLPEPYINLFFPIKLPLEAKIKGITSNYDYLKIESKLFGVRLYLRGFYYLKLTQCFEISDKIVDLKQIGTGAELLLSKQISNAKTFEERVVIFKTYYNKKRKKFLTKKELNISIALQYLRESYKDENIIKNYARIVALSPRTINRWFVKDIGINPKKISRIVRFHNALSCLHSYNTKGFYFDFGYYDQAHFIKEFKEFTGKSPESYLKRVSDLYKT